The Xanthobacter flavus genome includes a window with the following:
- a CDS encoding M23 family metallopeptidase, whose amino-acid sequence MRNSSGTHGRNVVARLALIGLVSGTVAGCSSDTARFAADSPQPSAGAPMAGYQGQPGGYPPAGSGDVTGSLGSGRVEAMPAPPPGQAAAPGYQPSSYASTGGGQPLYGAPGYAAAPAAAPARGPAAGTHVVVAGETLGSVARMYNVSVAALTIANNIPAGGTVRTGQTLIIPPGGNGASQAKATQAAAQTTAVAKPPQLAATAPVPSTLQVPGSAKPATVAAAPAPAAAPAAKPTQTAAAPTPAVSKSAAPEPKVETAAKVTPVDDADDAPRASGSGPQFRAPVRGRVIASFGPKPGGAHNDGVNFAVPEGTAVRAAEDGTVAYAGNELKGYGNLVLIKHADGYVTAYANNSELNVKRGDTVRRGQIVAKAGQSGNVNSPQLHFEIRKGSTPVDPSRYVAGL is encoded by the coding sequence ATGCGTAATTCCTCCGGGACACACGGACGTAACGTCGTCGCGCGGCTGGCACTGATCGGGCTCGTGTCCGGAACGGTGGCAGGCTGCAGTTCGGATACGGCCCGCTTCGCCGCCGACTCGCCCCAGCCTTCGGCCGGGGCGCCCATGGCGGGCTACCAGGGCCAGCCGGGCGGATATCCCCCCGCCGGCAGCGGCGATGTCACCGGCTCTCTTGGGTCCGGTCGTGTCGAGGCGATGCCCGCTCCGCCGCCCGGGCAGGCGGCCGCGCCCGGCTATCAGCCTTCGTCCTACGCCTCCACGGGCGGCGGCCAGCCGCTCTACGGCGCGCCGGGCTACGCGGCGGCACCGGCAGCGGCACCCGCGCGCGGCCCTGCGGCCGGCACCCATGTGGTGGTGGCGGGCGAGACGCTCGGTTCCGTCGCGCGCATGTACAACGTCTCGGTGGCCGCGCTGACCATCGCCAACAACATCCCTGCCGGCGGCACGGTGCGCACCGGCCAGACGCTCATCATCCCGCCCGGCGGCAACGGCGCCTCGCAGGCGAAAGCCACGCAGGCCGCTGCCCAGACCACCGCTGTGGCGAAGCCCCCGCAGCTCGCCGCGACTGCGCCGGTTCCCAGCACGCTGCAGGTTCCCGGCTCGGCGAAGCCCGCGACGGTCGCGGCCGCTCCGGCGCCGGCTGCTGCCCCCGCCGCCAAGCCCACCCAGACCGCCGCCGCGCCCACTCCGGCGGTGTCGAAGTCGGCCGCACCCGAGCCCAAGGTCGAGACCGCCGCCAAGGTGACGCCGGTGGACGACGCGGACGACGCGCCGCGCGCCAGCGGCTCCGGTCCCCAGTTCCGCGCCCCGGTCCGTGGCCGCGTCATCGCCTCGTTCGGTCCCAAGCCGGGCGGCGCCCACAATGACGGCGTCAACTTCGCCGTGCCGGAAGGCACCGCCGTGCGCGCCGCCGAGGACGGCACCGTGGCCTATGCCGGCAACGAGCTGAAGGGCTACGGCAACCTCGTGCTCATCAAGCACGCCGACGGCTACGTCACGGCCTATGCCAACAACAGCGAGCTGAACGTGAAGCGCGGCGACACCGTCCGGCGCGGCCAGATTGTCGCCAAGGCGGGCCAGAGCGGCAACGTCAACTCGCCCCAGCTGCACTTCGAGATCCGCAAGGGCTCGACCCCGGTCGACCCGAGCCGCTACGTCGCGGGCCTCTAA
- a CDS encoding alpha/beta hydrolase, producing MKVVSGRGRRVLACALLVGLLSGCSGRPDGVLIPVPDTVPGTSRVDMVVATVRERSDGPDIFNGERARTPSYAEIEVSIPPDGARKIGDVQWPRSIPGNPATDFVTTKLVDLTQDQATAWFHNRISRTPGRQALVFVHGYNQRFDDAVFRFAQIIHDSGAPVTPVLFTWPSRGSLLAYGYDRESTSFSRDSLERLLTFMAKDPSVGEISILAHSMGNVVTLEALRQMAIRNGRILPKIKYVMLAAPDVDVDVFYTFFHEIGKQHERPAFTLFVSQDDRALAVSKRVWGDVPRVGAVNPEQEPFRTEFEKNNINVIDLTKLRTNDPLAHGKFAASPQVVQAIGARLAEGQTMTDSRVGVGEHIIKATSDAAATVGTAAGLVIAAPVAVVDENTRAHYNQHVNQLGRSVSDTAESGASVVTVPKGN from the coding sequence TTGAAGGTCGTGTCCGGTCGTGGGCGGCGGGTTCTGGCGTGTGCGCTGCTGGTCGGCCTTCTGTCCGGCTGCTCCGGCCGACCCGATGGCGTGCTCATTCCGGTGCCCGATACGGTGCCCGGAACCTCCCGCGTGGACATGGTGGTCGCCACCGTCCGTGAGCGCAGCGACGGCCCCGACATCTTCAACGGCGAGCGCGCCCGCACCCCGAGCTATGCCGAGATCGAGGTCTCCATCCCGCCCGATGGCGCCCGCAAGATCGGTGACGTGCAGTGGCCGCGCAGTATTCCGGGCAACCCGGCGACGGATTTCGTCACCACCAAGCTCGTCGACCTGACGCAGGATCAGGCGACCGCGTGGTTCCACAACCGCATCAGCCGCACGCCGGGCCGGCAGGCTCTGGTGTTCGTCCACGGCTACAATCAGCGCTTCGACGACGCGGTCTTCCGCTTCGCGCAGATCATCCACGATTCCGGGGCGCCGGTGACGCCGGTGCTGTTCACGTGGCCCTCGCGCGGCAGCCTGCTCGCCTACGGCTATGACCGCGAGAGCACGTCCTTCTCCCGCGACTCGCTGGAGCGGCTGCTGACCTTCATGGCGAAGGACCCGAGCGTCGGCGAGATTTCCATCCTCGCGCATTCCATGGGCAACGTCGTGACGCTGGAGGCGCTGCGGCAGATGGCGATCCGCAACGGCCGCATCCTGCCCAAGATCAAATATGTGATGCTGGCCGCGCCGGACGTGGACGTGGACGTGTTCTACACCTTCTTCCACGAGATCGGTAAGCAGCATGAGCGGCCGGCCTTCACCCTGTTCGTCTCGCAGGACGACAGGGCGCTGGCGGTTTCTAAGCGGGTGTGGGGCGATGTCCCGCGGGTGGGTGCGGTCAATCCGGAGCAGGAGCCGTTCCGCACCGAGTTCGAGAAGAACAATATCAACGTCATCGACCTGACCAAGCTCAGGACCAACGATCCCCTTGCCCACGGCAAGTTTGCCGCCAGCCCGCAGGTGGTGCAGGCCATCGGCGCCCGCCTCGCCGAGGGGCAGACCATGACGGACTCCCGCGTGGGCGTCGGCGAGCACATCATCAAGGCGACATCGGATGCCGCCGCCACCGTCGGCACGGCCGCCGGCCTCGTCATCGCCGCGCCGGTCGCCGTGGTCGATGAGAACACCCGCGCCCACTACAACCAGCATGTGAATCAGCTGGGCCGCTCCGTGTCGGACACCGCCGAGAGCGGCGCCAGCGTGGTCACGGTCCCCAAGGGCAACTGA
- a CDS encoding protein-L-isoaspartate(D-aspartate) O-methyltransferase has translation MTTGEGDGEQAERAAFILRLRQRGIRDLAVLRAIELVPRPLFVDPMMRRHAYDDVALPIACGQTMSQPSLVASMTEALGVTADQTVLEVGTGSGYQAAVLSHLAARVVTVDRYRSLVSEAQTRFEVLGLRNVTAYVGDGTNGMPARAPFDRILVTAAAEDIPAALMDQLKLGGVIVAPLGAPEEVQTLVRIVKEQSGRSRTDLMKVRFVPLVPGAAATL, from the coding sequence ATGACCACCGGCGAGGGCGACGGCGAGCAGGCGGAACGCGCGGCCTTCATCCTCCGGCTGCGCCAGCGCGGAATCCGGGATCTGGCCGTGCTGCGCGCCATCGAGCTGGTGCCGCGCCCCCTGTTCGTGGACCCCATGATGCGCCGCCACGCCTATGACGACGTGGCGCTGCCCATCGCCTGCGGCCAGACCATGTCGCAGCCGAGCCTGGTCGCATCCATGACGGAGGCCCTCGGCGTCACCGCCGACCAGACCGTTCTGGAGGTGGGCACCGGCTCCGGCTATCAGGCGGCCGTGCTCTCCCATCTCGCCGCGCGCGTGGTGACGGTGGACCGCTATCGCTCCCTCGTCAGCGAGGCGCAGACGCGGTTCGAGGTGCTGGGCCTTCGGAACGTCACCGCCTATGTGGGCGACGGCACGAACGGCATGCCCGCCCGCGCGCCGTTCGACCGCATCCTCGTCACCGCCGCCGCTGAAGACATCCCGGCGGCGCTGATGGACCAGCTCAAGCTCGGCGGCGTCATCGTCGCGCCCCTCGGCGCGCCGGAGGAGGTGCAGACGCTGGTCCGCATCGTCAAGGAGCAGTCCGGCCGGAGCCGGACGGACCTGATGAAGGTGCGGTTTGTACCGCTCGTACCGGGCGCGGCAGCCACACTCTGA
- the recG gene encoding ATP-dependent DNA helicase RecG — protein sequence MRPDALSPLFATLDSLSGIGPKLMKPYARLLGREMPRVIDLLFHMPSGFVDRRTRPLLAEAVPETDVTVEVTVEAHQPPPPGSRAPHRTYVSDASGDMVVVHFKIEPARIERMLPVGAKRWLCGRISIYDGMRQMTHPDRILDAAGVERLPAVEQVYPLVEGLASGHLRRAIEAALQRMPDLPEWIPDDVRAARGWPSFREALMRLHKPASPHEATPAGGPWRRLAFDELLAHQLTLAMVRAQEEKAGGRSTTGDGHIAARLARALPFTLTGAQEQAIAAIRADLAADTRMLRLLQGDVGSGKTVVALMAAATVAEAGRQTALMAPTEILARQHHETIAPLAAAAGLSTAILTGREKGRAREAVLTELAFGRTDLVVGTHALIQDDVIFRDLALAVVDEQHRFGVEQRLTLARKGEAVDMLVMTATPIPRTLVLTLFGDMDSSELREKPPGRQAIDTRALPLDRLDEVVAGVGRALASGARAYWICPLVEETDTSDLAAATERFETLQSIFGASVGLVHGRMSGAAKDEAMGRFARGETRLLVATTVIEVGVNVPEATVMVIEHAERFGLAQLHQLRGRVGRGDKPSVCLLLYRHPLGETAKSRLAILRESQDGFRLAEEDLRLRGEGDVLGTRQSGLPGFRLARMEWHGGEVEAARNAAAAQVRADPDLAAPGARTLHTLLHLQERDAAVRLLSAG from the coding sequence ATGCGCCCCGACGCCCTGTCCCCCCTCTTCGCAACCCTCGACAGCCTCTCCGGCATCGGCCCCAAGCTGATGAAGCCGTATGCGCGCCTGCTGGGCCGGGAGATGCCCCGGGTCATCGACCTCCTGTTCCACATGCCGTCCGGCTTCGTGGACCGCCGGACCCGCCCCCTGCTCGCGGAAGCCGTGCCCGAGACCGACGTGACGGTGGAAGTGACGGTGGAGGCCCACCAGCCGCCCCCACCCGGCAGCCGGGCGCCGCACCGCACCTATGTGTCCGATGCCAGCGGCGACATGGTGGTGGTGCATTTCAAGATCGAGCCCGCGCGCATCGAGCGGATGCTGCCGGTGGGGGCCAAGCGCTGGCTGTGCGGCCGCATCTCGATCTATGACGGGATGCGGCAGATGACGCACCCGGACCGCATCCTCGACGCCGCCGGGGTCGAGCGGCTCCCAGCGGTGGAGCAGGTCTATCCGCTGGTGGAAGGTCTCGCCTCCGGCCACCTGCGGCGAGCCATCGAGGCCGCGCTCCAGCGCATGCCCGACCTGCCTGAGTGGATACCGGACGATGTGCGCGCCGCGCGCGGCTGGCCCTCCTTCCGCGAGGCGCTGATGCGGCTGCACAAGCCGGCTTCGCCCCATGAGGCGACGCCCGCCGGCGGGCCGTGGCGGCGGCTCGCCTTTGATGAATTGCTGGCCCACCAGCTCACGCTTGCGATGGTTCGGGCGCAGGAGGAGAAGGCCGGCGGCCGCTCCACAACGGGCGACGGACACATCGCCGCCCGGCTCGCGAGAGCCCTCCCCTTCACGCTCACCGGCGCGCAGGAGCAGGCCATTGCCGCCATCCGGGCGGACCTCGCGGCCGACACGCGCATGCTGCGGCTGCTTCAGGGCGATGTGGGCTCGGGCAAGACCGTCGTCGCCCTGATGGCCGCCGCCACGGTGGCCGAGGCCGGCCGGCAGACGGCACTGATGGCGCCCACCGAGATTCTGGCCCGCCAGCATCACGAGACCATAGCCCCCCTCGCCGCCGCAGCCGGCCTCTCCACCGCCATCCTCACCGGCCGAGAGAAGGGCCGCGCCCGCGAGGCCGTCCTCACGGAACTCGCCTTCGGCCGCACCGATCTGGTGGTGGGCACCCATGCGCTCATCCAGGACGACGTGATCTTCCGCGACCTCGCCCTCGCCGTGGTGGACGAGCAGCACCGCTTCGGCGTCGAGCAGCGGCTGACGCTGGCGCGCAAGGGCGAGGCGGTGGACATGCTGGTGATGACCGCGACGCCCATCCCCCGCACCCTGGTCCTCACCTTGTTCGGCGACATGGACTCCAGCGAGCTGCGCGAGAAGCCGCCGGGCCGGCAGGCCATCGACACCCGCGCCTTGCCCCTCGACCGGCTCGACGAGGTGGTGGCCGGCGTCGGCCGCGCGCTGGCCTCTGGCGCGCGCGCCTACTGGATCTGCCCGCTGGTCGAGGAGACCGACACCTCGGACCTCGCCGCCGCGACCGAGCGCTTCGAGACGCTGCAATCCATCTTCGGCGCATCCGTCGGGCTGGTGCACGGACGGATGTCCGGCGCCGCCAAGGACGAGGCGATGGGCCGCTTCGCCCGGGGCGAGACGCGGCTGCTTGTCGCCACCACGGTCATCGAGGTGGGGGTGAACGTGCCGGAGGCGACCGTGATGGTCATCGAGCACGCCGAACGCTTCGGCCTCGCCCAGCTGCACCAGTTGCGTGGCCGCGTGGGGCGCGGCGACAAGCCGTCCGTCTGCCTGCTGCTCTATCGCCATCCGCTGGGCGAGACGGCGAAGTCCCGCCTCGCCATCCTGCGCGAAAGCCAGGACGGGTTCCGCCTCGCCGAGGAGGATCTGCGCCTGCGCGGCGAGGGCGACGTGCTCGGCACGCGGCAGAGCGGACTGCCCGGGTTCCGCCTTGCCCGCATGGAATGGCACGGCGGCGAGGTCGAGGCCGCCCGCAACGCGGCGGCGGCACAGGTGCGGGCCGATCCCGATCTCGCCGCACCGGGCGCGCGGACGCTCCACACGCTGCTGCACCTGCAGGAGCGAGATGCTGCGGTGCGCTTGCTCTCCGCCGGATGA
- a CDS encoding YbaN family protein, which translates to MAADDDAPPPPPQGTRLTQSETLAAGRWSRAAIYRKLLFAAGFGFLVIGVIGMVVPMLPGTVFLILAAWCFTRSSPKFEAWLLTHRWLGPGVVRWRETGAIPPMVKLFALASFVGTFTGSWYLGAPTFVLAFLGVLFIALAVFIATRPNR; encoded by the coding sequence ATGGCCGCCGACGACGATGCCCCTCCCCCGCCCCCGCAGGGCACCCGGCTGACGCAGAGCGAAACACTGGCAGCAGGGCGCTGGAGCCGCGCCGCGATCTACCGCAAGCTCTTGTTCGCGGCAGGCTTCGGCTTCCTGGTCATCGGCGTCATCGGCATGGTGGTGCCCATGCTGCCGGGCACGGTGTTCCTGATCCTCGCCGCATGGTGCTTCACCCGCTCGTCGCCGAAGTTCGAGGCTTGGCTTCTCACCCACCGCTGGCTCGGGCCCGGCGTGGTGCGCTGGCGCGAGACCGGGGCCATCCCGCCCATGGTCAAGCTGTTCGCGCTGGCGAGCTTCGTCGGCACCTTCACCGGCAGCTGGTATCTTGGCGCGCCGACCTTCGTCCTTGCGTTTCTCGGCGTGCTGTTCATCGCGCTCGCGGTGTTCATCGCGACCCGGCCGAACCGGTAG
- a CDS encoding GGDEF domain-containing protein, translating into MPAATFPLVMNAVVAALFAASYLALALLHRGSTAPLWFAASFGAIVLAPLAMLAQSYTGWVMLFAPVIYLSFGACLILMVPGLAVLYRKPIPWRLVSGLGILMIACAALALQVTVNMTVRVVSYQLPFVLATAASCWVVLRDSPRRMRDLLLAGLFALLCLHVPLKAALAISLRTGPHQTNYMDTPFAVVAQISTGILMIATGFLMLVISVIELVRETQEVADTDALSGLLNRRGFEQRASDLVHGQAGAAPFALMLIDIDHFKAINDTFGHGVGDLTIRGFGGMLQHSLPQSALIGRVGGEEFAILLERASPEMARLQAESVRLAIIGHDAPDVPPFTVSIGVAMASRAEPLQATFARADVALYEAKRSGRNRVCSAEEEVLAGNVVPLRR; encoded by the coding sequence ATGCCTGCTGCGACGTTCCCTCTCGTCATGAATGCCGTGGTGGCGGCCCTGTTCGCCGCGAGCTATCTCGCGCTGGCGCTGCTTCACCGTGGCTCCACCGCACCCCTGTGGTTCGCGGCCAGCTTCGGTGCCATCGTGCTGGCGCCGCTGGCGATGCTCGCTCAGTCCTACACCGGCTGGGTGATGCTGTTCGCGCCGGTGATCTACCTGTCTTTCGGCGCCTGCCTGATCCTGATGGTACCGGGCCTCGCGGTGCTCTATCGCAAGCCCATCCCGTGGCGGCTGGTGAGCGGCCTCGGCATCCTGATGATCGCCTGCGCGGCGCTGGCTCTGCAAGTGACGGTCAACATGACGGTGCGGGTCGTCAGTTACCAGCTGCCGTTCGTGCTCGCCACGGCGGCGAGTTGCTGGGTGGTGCTGCGCGACAGCCCGCGCCGGATGCGGGACCTGCTGCTCGCCGGCCTGTTCGCGCTGTTGTGCCTCCATGTGCCGCTCAAGGCGGCGCTGGCGATCAGCCTGCGCACGGGTCCGCACCAGACCAATTACATGGACACGCCCTTCGCGGTGGTGGCCCAGATCAGCACCGGAATCCTCATGATCGCGACCGGCTTCCTGATGCTGGTGATCTCGGTCATTGAACTCGTCCGGGAGACGCAGGAGGTGGCGGATACGGACGCCCTGTCCGGCCTCCTCAACCGTCGCGGGTTCGAGCAGCGCGCCTCGGACCTCGTGCACGGGCAGGCGGGTGCGGCGCCGTTCGCCCTGATGCTCATCGACATCGATCACTTCAAGGCCATCAACGACACGTTCGGCCACGGGGTGGGCGACCTCACCATCCGCGGGTTTGGCGGCATGCTGCAGCACTCGCTGCCGCAATCGGCCCTCATCGGACGGGTGGGCGGCGAGGAATTCGCCATCCTGCTGGAGCGCGCCTCGCCGGAGATGGCGCGGCTGCAGGCGGAATCGGTGCGCCTCGCCATCATCGGCCACGACGCGCCGGACGTGCCGCCCTTCACCGTCAGCATCGGCGTCGCCATGGCGTCACGGGCCGAGCCGCTTCAGGCCACGTTCGCGCGGGCGGATGTGGCGCTCTACGAGGCGAAGCGGTCCGGCCGCAACCGGGTCTGCAGCGCGGAGGAGGAGGTTCTCGCCGGGAACGTGGTGCCGCTGCGCCGCTGA
- the glmS gene encoding glutamine--fructose-6-phosphate transaminase (isomerizing), translating into MCGIVGILGKSAVADKVVESLRRLEYRGYDSAGIATLENGHLEICRAEGKLRNLETKLDKHPPKGHAGIGHTRWATHGKPSERNAHPHGTKRVAVVHNGIIENFRELKEELKAAGVSFRSDTDTEVVAQLVDRELLAGKDPVAAVAAVLPRLKGAFALGFLFDGKTDLLIAARRGSPLAIGYGNGEMFLGSDAIALGPFTDRIAYLEEGDWAVLTREGAEIRDETGRIVERTVQKVPAGALLVDKGNHRHFMAKEIYEQPEVISHTFGHYLDLDSETVSLPELPFDAKEVQHISITACGTALYAGAVAEYWLERFGRVPVSTDIASEFRYRETPLAPGGVTIVISQSGETADTLASLRYAKECGQKVVAVVNVPTSTIAREADVVLPILAGPEIGVASTKAFTCQLATLACLSVAFGRAKGVLSAEDEHKLVRAFMEVPRLMTEALKLSPEIEVLARTLAKARDVLYLGRGTNYPLSLEGALKLKEISYIHAEGYAGGELKHGPIALIDEKMPVVVIAPHDRIFDKTVSNMEEVAARGGKIILVTDPKGAEAAPINAVQKLILPEMPATVCPMVYSIPVQLIAYHTAVIMGTDVDQPRNLAKSVTVE; encoded by the coding sequence ATGTGCGGAATCGTCGGCATTCTGGGGAAGAGCGCCGTCGCGGACAAGGTGGTCGAATCGCTCCGGCGCCTGGAATACCGCGGCTATGATTCCGCCGGCATCGCGACCCTGGAGAATGGTCACCTCGAAATCTGCCGCGCCGAAGGCAAGCTGCGCAATCTCGAGACCAAGCTCGACAAGCACCCGCCCAAGGGCCACGCCGGCATCGGGCATACCCGCTGGGCGACCCACGGCAAGCCCTCCGAGCGCAACGCCCATCCCCACGGCACCAAGCGCGTGGCGGTGGTTCACAATGGCATCATCGAGAATTTCCGCGAGCTGAAGGAAGAGCTGAAGGCCGCTGGCGTCTCCTTCCGGAGCGACACCGACACCGAGGTCGTCGCCCAGCTGGTGGATCGCGAACTGCTCGCCGGCAAGGACCCGGTGGCGGCAGTGGCGGCCGTGCTCCCGCGCCTCAAGGGCGCCTTCGCCCTCGGCTTCCTGTTCGACGGCAAGACCGACCTTCTGATCGCCGCCCGCCGCGGCTCTCCCCTCGCCATCGGCTACGGCAATGGCGAGATGTTCCTCGGCTCGGACGCCATCGCCCTCGGCCCGTTCACCGACCGCATTGCCTATCTGGAAGAGGGCGACTGGGCGGTGCTGACGCGCGAGGGCGCGGAAATCCGCGACGAGACGGGCCGCATCGTGGAGCGCACGGTGCAGAAGGTGCCGGCCGGCGCCCTGCTCGTGGACAAGGGCAACCACCGCCACTTCATGGCGAAGGAGATCTACGAGCAGCCTGAGGTCATCTCCCACACCTTCGGCCATTATCTCGACCTCGACAGCGAGACCGTCTCGCTGCCCGAGCTGCCGTTCGACGCCAAGGAGGTGCAGCACATCTCCATTACGGCGTGCGGCACGGCGCTCTATGCCGGCGCGGTGGCTGAATACTGGCTGGAGCGGTTCGGCCGCGTGCCGGTTTCCACCGACATCGCCTCCGAGTTTCGCTATCGCGAGACGCCGCTGGCGCCGGGTGGCGTCACCATCGTCATCTCCCAGTCGGGCGAGACGGCGGACACGCTCGCATCCCTGCGCTACGCCAAGGAATGCGGGCAGAAGGTGGTGGCCGTGGTGAACGTGCCCACCTCCACCATCGCCCGCGAGGCGGACGTGGTGCTGCCCATTCTGGCCGGCCCGGAAATCGGCGTCGCCTCCACCAAGGCCTTCACCTGCCAGCTGGCGACCCTCGCCTGCCTGTCCGTCGCCTTCGGCCGCGCCAAGGGCGTGCTGTCGGCGGAGGACGAGCACAAGCTGGTGCGCGCCTTCATGGAGGTGCCGCGGCTGATGACGGAGGCGCTGAAGCTCTCCCCGGAAATCGAGGTGCTCGCCCGCACCCTCGCGAAGGCCCGGGACGTGCTCTATCTCGGCCGTGGAACCAACTATCCGCTGTCGCTCGAAGGCGCGCTGAAGCTGAAGGAAATCTCCTATATCCACGCCGAGGGCTATGCCGGCGGCGAGCTGAAGCACGGCCCCATCGCGCTCATCGACGAGAAGATGCCGGTGGTGGTCATCGCCCCCCACGACCGCATCTTCGACAAGACCGTCTCCAACATGGAGGAGGTGGCGGCGCGCGGCGGCAAGATCATCCTCGTCACCGATCCCAAGGGCGCCGAGGCCGCGCCCATCAATGCGGTGCAGAAGCTGATTCTGCCCGAGATGCCGGCGACCGTGTGCCCCATGGTCTATTCCATCCCGGTGCAGCTCATCGCCTACCACACGGCGGTCATCATGGGCACGGACGTGGACCAGCCGCGCAACCTGGCTAAATCCGTCACCGTCGAGTGA
- the glmU gene encoding bifunctional UDP-N-acetylglucosamine diphosphorylase/glucosamine-1-phosphate N-acetyltransferase GlmU, translating to MSDRSLLVVVLAAGEGTRMKSRLPKVLHKVAGRSMLHHVLAATRAAGATRTAVVVGPGREDVAAEASRIVPDAQVFVQTERLGTAHAVLAARAALEQGADDVLVLYADTPLVRAETLARLRAPLAEGAAVAALGFEPEDPTGYGRLVTSGNELVAIREEKDATTAEKAIRFCNAGLMALAGKDALSILDRIGNANSKGEYYLTDAVEIARADGRPAVAAKADADEVAGVNSRIQLAEAEAILQQRLRRAAMAEGVTLIAPETVFFSADTVLGRDVIVEPNVVFGPGVTVGDDVVIHAFCHLEGAHLEPGVSIGPYARLRPGTRLEAGVRIGNFVETKAAHIESGAKVNHLSYVGDAHVGAGANLGAGTITCNYDGFSKYRTEIGAGAFIGVNSALVAPVTIGAGAYVGTGAVITSDVPEDALAIARSRQVVKEGWAREFRAARAEAKKKA from the coding sequence ATGAGTGACCGGAGCCTGCTCGTGGTGGTGCTCGCCGCCGGGGAAGGGACGCGCATGAAGTCGCGCCTCCCCAAGGTGCTCCACAAGGTCGCCGGGCGCTCCATGCTCCATCACGTGCTGGCGGCGACCCGTGCCGCCGGCGCCACCCGCACCGCCGTCGTGGTTGGCCCCGGCCGCGAAGATGTCGCCGCCGAGGCGAGCCGCATCGTTCCGGATGCGCAGGTGTTCGTGCAGACCGAGCGGCTCGGCACCGCCCATGCCGTGCTCGCCGCTCGTGCCGCGCTGGAACAGGGCGCCGACGACGTGCTCGTCCTCTATGCCGATACCCCGCTGGTGCGCGCCGAGACCCTCGCCCGCCTGCGCGCCCCGCTGGCCGAAGGCGCCGCTGTTGCCGCGCTCGGTTTCGAGCCGGAAGATCCCACCGGCTATGGCCGCCTCGTCACCTCCGGCAACGAACTCGTCGCCATCCGCGAGGAGAAGGACGCGACGACGGCCGAGAAGGCGATCCGCTTCTGCAATGCCGGGCTGATGGCGCTCGCCGGCAAGGATGCGCTTTCCATCCTCGACCGCATCGGCAACGCCAATTCCAAGGGCGAATATTATCTCACCGACGCCGTGGAGATTGCCCGCGCCGATGGCCGCCCGGCCGTCGCGGCGAAGGCGGACGCGGACGAGGTGGCCGGTGTCAACAGCCGCATCCAGCTCGCCGAGGCGGAAGCCATCCTGCAGCAGCGCCTGCGCCGCGCCGCCATGGCCGAGGGTGTTACGCTCATTGCCCCGGAGACGGTGTTCTTCTCCGCCGATACCGTGCTCGGCCGCGACGTGATCGTGGAGCCCAACGTCGTGTTCGGGCCGGGCGTGACCGTGGGCGACGATGTGGTGATCCACGCCTTCTGCCATCTGGAAGGCGCGCATCTGGAGCCCGGCGTCTCCATCGGCCCCTATGCGCGGCTGCGGCCCGGCACGCGGCTGGAGGCAGGCGTGCGCATCGGCAATTTCGTGGAGACCAAGGCCGCCCATATCGAGAGCGGCGCCAAGGTGAACCACCTCTCCTACGTGGGCGACGCCCATGTGGGCGCGGGGGCCAATCTGGGCGCCGGCACCATCACCTGCAATTACGACGGCTTCTCCAAGTACCGCACCGAGATCGGCGCGGGCGCCTTCATCGGGGTGAATTCGGCCCTCGTTGCGCCGGTCACGATCGGGGCGGGGGCCTATGTGGGCACCGGCGCCGTCATCACCTCGGATGTGCCGGAGGATGCGCTTGCCATCGCCCGCAGCCGGCAGGTGGTGAAGGAGGGGTGGGCGCGCGAGTTCCGCGCCGCACGGGCCGAGGCCAAGAAGAAGGCCTGA
- a CDS encoding flavodoxin family protein has translation MSKPVVAIVYHSGYGHTKVVAESVLAGIKEVDAVEGVLVSVDEVDDKWDVLDGAAAIIFGAPIYMGNVSAAFQTFAEKSSKRWFEMKWKDKLAAGFVNSGAQNGDKHQGIHAMFGLSQQHGMVWVGLGLHPGNNNSKGSPEDLNRLGGFAGAYAQSNIDEGPDMVPPATDRRTAAHLGRRVAEATVRWTRGA, from the coding sequence ATGTCGAAGCCAGTCGTCGCGATCGTGTATCACTCGGGCTATGGCCACACGAAGGTCGTGGCTGAATCCGTGCTTGCCGGCATCAAGGAAGTCGATGCCGTGGAAGGCGTCCTCGTCTCCGTGGACGAGGTGGACGACAAATGGGACGTGCTGGACGGCGCCGCCGCCATCATCTTCGGCGCGCCGATCTACATGGGCAACGTCTCGGCCGCCTTCCAGACCTTCGCCGAGAAGTCCTCCAAGCGCTGGTTCGAGATGAAGTGGAAGGACAAGCTGGCCGCCGGCTTCGTCAATTCCGGAGCCCAGAACGGTGACAAGCATCAGGGCATCCATGCGATGTTCGGTCTGTCGCAGCAGCACGGCATGGTGTGGGTGGGCCTTGGCCTGCATCCCGGCAACAACAATTCCAAGGGCTCGCCGGAAGACCTGAACCGCCTCGGCGGCTTCGCCGGCGCCTATGCCCAGTCCAACATCGATGAAGGTCCGGACATGGTGCCCCCTGCCACCGACCGCCGCACCGCCGCCCATCTCGGCCGCCGCGTCGCCGAGGCGACCGTGCGCTGGACCCGCGGCGCCTGA